Proteins encoded by one window of Musa acuminata AAA Group cultivar baxijiao chromosome BXJ2-9, Cavendish_Baxijiao_AAA, whole genome shotgun sequence:
- the LOC135622364 gene encoding sugar transport protein MST3-like, whose translation MAGGAIVNTRGGKDYPGKLTLFVFLTCVVAATGGLIFGYDIGISGGVTSMDSFLEKFFPEVYRKEKSDKSTNQYCKFDSQLLTTFTSSLYLAALIASFFASTVTRTFGRKWSMFGGGLVFLIGAALNGAAKNVLMLILGRILLGVGVGFANQSVPVYLSEMAPARLRGMLNIGFQLMITIGILAANLINYGTSKIEGGWGWRVSLALAAVPAGIISLGALFLPDTPNSLIERGHPEEAKHMLRRIRGTDDIDEEYDDLVAASQESNRVKHPWANIVKRKYRPQLTMTILIPFFQQLTGINVIMFYAPVLFKTIGFGDDASLMSAVITGLVNVFATFVSIFTADKLGRRKLFLQGGCQMLVCQIIVGTLIAIKFGTSGEGHFSKAYAAFVVLFICVYVAGFAWSWGPLGWLVPSEIFPLEIRSAGQSINVSVNMLFTFVIAQAFLAMLCHMKFGLFYFFGGWVLIMTIFIALFLPETKNVPIEEMILVWKAHWFWGKFIADDDIHVGNVEMGIDRSKIYA comes from the exons ATGGCGGGGGGTGCGATCGTCAACACCAGGGGTGGAAAAGACTACCCGGGGAAGCTCACTCTCTTCGTCTTCCTCACCTGCGTTGTCGCTGCCACCGGCGGTCTCATCTTCGGCTACGATATCGGCATCTCCG GTGGGGTGACGTCGATGGACTCGTTCCTGGAAAAGTTCTTCCCGGAGGTGTACAGGAAGGAGAAGTCGGACAAGAGCACCAACCAGTACTGCAAGTTCGACAGCCAGCTGCTGACCACCTTCACGTCATCGCTGTATCTGGCGGCGTTGATCGCCTCCTTCTTCGCGTCGACGGTCACGAGGACGTTCGGCCGTAAGTGGTCCATGTTCGGCGGAGGGCTCGTCTTCCTTATTGGCGCCGCACTCAACGGCGCTGCTAAGAACGTCCTCATGCTCATCCTCGGCCGCATCCTCCTCGGCGTCGGCGTCGGCTTCGCCAACCAG TCCGTTCCCGTGTACCTGTCGGAGATGGCGCCTGCTCGACTCCGCGGCATGCTCAACATCGGGTTCCAGCTCATGATCACCATCGGCATCCTCGCCGCCAACCTCATCAACTACGGCACGTCTAAGATCGAGGGCGGGTGGGGGTGGCGCGTCAGCCTCGCGCTTGCCGCCGTCCCCGCTGGCATCATCAGCCTCGGCGCCCTCTTTCTGCCCGACACCCCCAACTCCCTCATCGAGCGCGGCCACCCCGAGGAGGCCAAGCACATGCTTCGCCGCATCCGCGGCACCGACGACATCGATGAGGAGTACGACGACTTGGTCGCTGCCAGCCAAGAGTCGAACCGGGTGAAGCACCCGTGGGCCAACATCGTGAAGAGGAAGTACCGTCCTCAGCTCACCATGACCATCCTCATCCCCTTCTTCCAGCAGCTCACCGGCATCAACGTGATCATGTTTTACGCCCCCGTGCTGTTTAAGACTATCGGTTTCGGTGACGATGCTTCTCTCATGTCTGCCGTGATCACTGGCCTCGTGAACGTGTTCGCCACCTTCGTCTCCATCTTCACCGCCGACAAGCTCGGCCGCAGGAAATTGTTCTTGCAGGGAGGATGTCAGATGCTTGTTTGTCAG ATCATTGTTGGAACCTTAATTGCAATCAAATTCGGTACCAGCGGGGAGGGCCACTTTTCCAAGGCCTACGCTGCATTCGTGGTGCTGTTTATTTGCGTCTACGTCGCTGGATTTGCATGGTCTTGGGGTCCCCTCGGATGGCTGGTTCCCAGCGAGATATTTCCCCTGGAGATCAGATCGGCGGGGCAGAGCATCAACGTATCCGTCAACATGCTCTTCACCTTCGTCATCGCCCAAGCATTCCTGGCCATGCTCTGCCACATGAAGTTTGGTCTCTTCTATTTCTTTGGTGGATGGGTGCTCATCATGACCATCTTCATCGCCCTTTTCCTTCCCGAGACCAAGAACGTCCCCATTGAAGAGATGATCCTCGTCTGGAAGGCCCACTGGTTCTGGGGCAAGTTCATTGCAGATGATGACATCCATGTCGGCAATGTTGAGATGGGCATTGACAGATCCAAAATCTACGCATGA
- the LOC135622363 gene encoding chlorophyll a-b binding protein CP29.2, chloroplastic-like has protein sequence MASTAAATSPFLGIRLREHGVVARAVGRFQAQFGFGKKKSLRKKVKAPTSDRPLWYPGAKAPEWLDGSLVGDYGFDPFGLGKPAEYLQYDLDSLDQNLAKNPAGDVIGTRTESADVKSTPFQPYSEVFGLQRFRECELIHGRWAMLAILGALSVEWLTGVTWQDAGKVELVDGSSYLGLSLPFDITALIWIEVLVIGYIEFQRNAELDPEKRLYPGGKYFDPLGLADDPEKKASLQLAEIKHARLAMVAFLGFAVQAAATGKGPLNNWATHLSDPLHTTIFDTFSSS, from the exons ATGGCCTCCACAGCCGCCGCCACCTCCCCGTTCTTGGGCATCCGCCTGCGCGAGCACGGTGTCGTCGCGAGGGCGGTCGGCCGATTCCAGGCGCAGTTCGGGTTCGGCAAAAAGAAGTCCCTGCGCAAGAAGGTCAAGGCGCCGACGTCGGACAGGCCGCTGTGGTACCCGGGCGCCAAGGCACCGGAGTGGCTGGATGGCTCGCTCGTCGGCGACTACGGGTTCGACCCCTTCGGCCTCGGCAAGCCGGCCGAGTACCTTCAGTACGACTTGGATTCACTGGACCAGAACCTGGCGAAGAATCCGGCGGGGGATGTGATCGGGACTCGGACGGAGAGCGCCGACGTGAAGTCCACTCCCTTCCAGCCCTACTCTGAGGTGTTTGGGCTCCAGAGGTTCCGTGAGTGCGAGCTCATCCACGGTCGGTGGGCTATGCTCGCCATCCTCGGGGCGCTTTCCGTCGAGTGGCTCACCGGCGTTACATGGCAAGATGCTGGCAAG GTAGAGTTGGTGGATGGGTCCTCATACCTCGGCCTCTCCCTCCCCTTCGACATCACCGCATTGATATGGATCGAGGTGCTCGTGATAGGGTACATCGAGTTCCAGAGGAACGCAGAGCTCGACCCGGAGAAGAGGCTGTACCCCGGCGGCAAGTACTTCGACCCTCTCGGCCTGGCGGACGACCCTGAGAAGAAGGCCTCCCTGCAGCTGGCGGAGATCAAGCACGCCCGCCTCGCGATGGTGGCCTTCCTAGGCTTCGCTGTCCAGGCCGCCGCCACCGGCAAGGGTCCCCTCAACAACTGGGCCACTCACCTGAGCGACCCACTTCACACCACCATCTTTGACACCTTCTCCTCCTCTTAA
- the LOC135622362 gene encoding microtubule-associated protein TORTIFOLIA1-like, which produces MATSTSKPSSRLSKPSSSSSKSQSCSSSSSGLSSHVAMVELKSRILAALAKLSDRDTHQIAVDDLEKIIRTLPAEGVPVLLNALVHDPSLPSPIPQDTPGSKHPSFLIARRESLRLLALLCAFHTDAASAHLSKIMAHIARRIKDSASDSSVRDACRDAAGSLAALYLRPWVAAAAAPEDSAGGIGGSSSMVALFVKPLFDAMGEQNKAVQGGAAMCLARVVECAGVNDDGGEGEEGRVTASGTMLQRLCPRICKLLGGQSFLAKGALLSVVSSLAQVGAIHLQSMQQLLQIVRECLESSEWATRKAAADTLCVLASHSSHLLGDGAAATITALDACRFDKVKPVRDSMMEALQLWKKIKGQGEDGTSGDKKDSRNSDLTDSEEKATHKRSNSNKRSETLKNSSAGSSPSENDSVSRGKGTNMPEKAVILLKKKAPSLTDKELNPDFFQKLEKKSSDDLPVEVVLPRNCLQSSHSQCEEGPEAIYSDSTETPKHSGATLQQSDDIHGHNNANYHNAEKRLGVHNNVQDSDYFPRGRWIEQRGIRAKESKAEDFDGDDRLEVCQKDPSPGCLNVPRSDAHAEGSFMSNKANWSATQRQLAQLERQQISLMNMLQDFMGGSHDSMVTLENRVRGLERVVDEMAHDLAIKPGRRGGNMMQGFDNSPGRSSGKYNGLHDCSNSKFGRDSEGRFPFPERFLSSESMVSGVRRRGSPWRSESETWDCHGASRNGVVNSRRGFNAVPVDGRVPRSEHDADQVGGRWAWDKGPGPFRLGEGPSARSVWQASKDEATLEAIRVAGEDNITSITAARVAVPELDAEGIADDNLGLDKGPLWASWTRAMDSLYVGDVDSAYAEILSTGDDLLLVKLMDKSGPVFDQLSNEIASEVFRAIGQFVLEESLFDIALSWLHQLSDLVVENGSEFLSIPLEWKREMLLNLREASVSEPPEYWEGTPPDQLMMHLAAAWGLN; this is translated from the exons ATGGCTACTTCCACCTCCAAACCCTCTTCTAGGCTCTCCaaaccctcttcctcctcttccaaaTCCCAATCttgctcttcctcctcttctggcCTTTCCTCCCATGTCGCCATGGTGGAGCTCAAGTCGCGGATCCTCGCGGCGCTCGCGAAGCTATCCGATCGCGACACCCACCAGATCGCCGTCGACGACCTCGAGAAGATCATCCGCACCCTCCCCGCGGAGGGCGTCCCCGTGCTCCTCAACGCCCTCGTCCACGACCCCTCCCTGCCTTCGCCCATCCCCCAAGACACCCCCGGCTCCAAGCACCCCTCCTTCCTGATCGCTCGCCGCGAGTCCCTCCGCCTCCTCGCCCTCCTCTGTGCATTCCACACTGACGCCGCCTCCGCCCACCTTTCCAAGATCATGGCCCACATTGCCCGCCGCATCAAGGACTCGGCCTCTGACTCCTCTGTTCGCGATGCCTGTCGCGACGCCGCGGGCTCGCTCGCGGCTCTCTACCTTCGCCCCTGGGTCGCGGCAGCGGCTGCGCCGGAGGACAGCGCTGGCGGCATCGGAGGATCATCTTCGATGGTGGCGCTGTTCGTGAAGCCGCTGTTCGACGCCATGGGGGAGCAGAATAAGGCGGTGCAAGGCGGGGCAGCCATGTGCCTTGCTAGGGTGGTGGAGTGTGCCGGGGTTAACGATGATggtggggagggggaggagggaagGGTGACGGCGTCGGGGACGATGCTCCAGAGGTTGTGCCCCAGGATCTGTAAGCTTCTTGGAGGCCAGAGCTTTCTTGCCAAGGGGGCGTTGCTTTCAGTTGTCTCTAGCTTGGCGCAG GTAGGAGCGATACATCTGCAGAGCATGCAACAACTGCTGCAAATTGTTCGTGAATGTCTTGAAAGCAGTGAATGGGCTACCCGTAAGGCAGCTGCAGACACATTGTGTGTCTTGGCCTCTCACTCGAGTCATTTGCTTGGTGATGGAGCTGCAGCAACAATAACTGCCCTTGACGCTTGCCGTTTTGATAAG GTAAAACCTGTCAGAGATAGCATGATGGAGGCACTGCAGCTATGGAAGAAGATCAAAGGACAAGGAGAGGATGGAACATCAGGAGACAAAAAAG ATTCTAGAAACTCTGACTTAACTGATAGTGAGGAAAAGGCAACTCACAAGAGGTCCAACTCTAATAAGAGGTCAGAAACTTTGAAAAACTCATCTGCTGGTTCTTCACCCAGTGAAAATGATTCTGTATCCAGAGGAAAAGGCACTAATATGCCTGAGAAAGCAGTCATACTGTTAAAGAAAAAAGCACCATCTTTGACTGACAAAGAATTGAACCCAGACTTCTTCCAAAAGCTTGAGAAGAAGAGTTCAGATGACCTGCCTGTAGAAGTAGTGTTACCTCGTAATTGTTTGCAGTCTTCCCATTCACAATGTGAAGAAGGACCAGAAGCAATTTATAGTGATTCAACGGAAACACCAAAGCATAGTGGAGCAACACTCCAGCAATCGGATGACATTCATGGACATAATAATGCTAATTATCATAATGCAGAGAAACGACTGGGGGTTCACAATAATGTGCAAGACTCGGATTATTTTCCTAGGGGGAGATGGATAGAGCAAAGAGGTATCAGAGCAAAAGAATCAAAAGCAGAGGATTTTGATGGTGACGATAGATTGGAGGTCTGTCAGAAAGATCCCTCTCCCGGCTGTCTTAATGTCCCTAGATCTGATGCTCATGCTGAAGGGTCCTTTATGAGCAATAAAGCGAATTGGTCTGCCACACAGAGGCAGCTAGCCCAATTAGAGAGGCAACAAATCAGTCTTATGAACATGTTACAG GACTTTATGGGAGGTTCCCATGATAGCATGGTAACTCTAGAAAATCGAGTGAGGGGTCTTGAGAGAGTTGTTGATGAAATGGCCCATGATTTGGCTATTAAACCAGGAAGGAGAGGTGGAAATATGATGCAGGGATTCGATAACTCTCCAGGTAGGTCTTCAGGCAAGTACAATGGCCTTCATGATTGCTCCAACTCAAAGTTTGGCAGGGACAGTGAGGGGCGGTTCCCATTTCCAGAGAGGTTTCTCTCATCAGAAAGTATGGTTTCTGGAGTAAGGAGACGAGGTTCTCCTTGGAGGTCAGAATCTGAAACATGGGATTGCCATGGTGCCTCAAGGAATGGTGTCGTGAACTCTAGGAGAGGGTTCAATGCTGTTCCAGTGGATGGTAGAGTACCTAGATCTGAGCATGACGCTGATCAAGTTGGTGGCAGGTGGGCCTGGGATAAGGGACCAGGACCATTTAGGCTTGGTGAAGGGCCTTCTGCAAGAAGTGTTTGGCAAGCCTCAAAGGATGAGGCTACTTTAGAAGCTATCCGAGTAGCTGGGGAAGACAACATAACATCCATAACTGCAGCACGAGTAGCTGTTCCTGAATTAGATGCTGAAGGTATAGCAGATGATAATCTGGGGCTGGACAAGGGTCCACTTTGGGCTTCGTGGACTCGTGCGATGGATTCACTTTATGTTGGCGATGTTGATTCAGCTTATGCAGAGATTCTGTCTACTGGTGATGACTTATTACTTGTAAAGCTAATGGATAAATCTGGTCCAGTATTTGATCAGCTCTCTAATGAAATAGCGAGCGAAGTCTTTCGTGCAATTGGACAGTTTGTTCTGGAAGAAAGCTTGTTTGATATAGCGCTTAGCTGGCTCCATCAG TTATCGGATCTTGTCGTGGAGAATGGAAGCGAGTTTCTCAGCATCCCCCTCGAATGGAAGAGAGAGATGTTGCTGAATCTTCGTGAAGCTTCTGTTTCAGAACCACCAGAATATTGGGAGGGGACACCACCGGATCAGCTAATGATGCATTTAGCGGCTGCATGGGGTCTCAACTAG
- the LOC135622199 gene encoding uncharacterized protein LOC135622199, giving the protein MAPRLFACFGRGRGRATSSSESPEANATVDQNVEEQRRMGPVLVELFSSQGCGTSAEAEAVAMQLGRGELVGDLPPVAVLGFHVEYWDYRGWKDPFGSSIWTVRQKAYVDALHLDTLYTPQVVVNGRAQCVGTDLDAISAALRSVPRFPSPTMQATFQKPAPDILQVSFTGALRSKVVGRADVMVALYESGLVTECDKGENKGRVLTNNYVVRRLEKLVSVKGISPNKNLSASLQFTLWDGFNSATCGLLLFVQNASLHTFGVQRFQIPEDTL; this is encoded by the exons ATGGCGCCGCGGCTGTTCGCGTGCTTCGGCCGTGGCCGCGGACGGGCGACCTCCTCGTCCGAATCACCGGAAGCGAACGCGACGGTGGACCAGAATGTGGAGGAGCAGCGGCGGATGGGCCCCGTGCTGGTGGAGCTGTTCTCGTCGCAGGGATGCGGAACCTCCGCAGAGGCCGAGGCGGTGGCCATGCAACTGGGCCGCGGGGAGCTCGTGGGCGACCTGCCGCCGGTGGCGGTGTTGGGGTTCCACGTGGAATACTGGGACTACCGGGGGTGGAAGGACCCCTTCGGCTCCAGCATCTGGACCGTGCGCCAGAAGGCCTACGTCGACGCGTTGCACCTCGACACCCTGTACACTCCGCAAGTGGTGGTCAACGGCCGCGCCCAGTGCGTCGGCACCGACCTCGACGCCATTTCGGCCGCCCTCCGATCCGTCCCCAGGTTCCCGTCACCCACCATGCag GCGACGTTCCAAAAGCCAGCGCCCGACATACTGCAGGTGTCCTTCACAGGGGCGTTGCGGAGCAAGGTGGTCGGACGCGCCGACGTGATGGTAGCACTCTACGAGAGCGGCCTCGTCACCGAGTGCGACAAGGGCGAGAACAAGGGCCGCGTTCTCACCAATAACTACGTAGTCCGACGTCTCGAGAAGCTCGTCTCCGTCAAGGGCATCTCGCCAAATAAGAACCTCTCTGCTTCTCTCCAGTTCACCCTCTGGGATGGCTTCAACTCTGCAACATGCGGCCTCCTCCTCTTCGTTCAGAATGCCTCCCTTCATACTTTTGGCGTGCAACGGTTCCAAATCCCAGAAGACAccctctga
- the LOC135586030 gene encoding putative disease resistance RPP13-like protein 1: MCRCAKRCAGVEGDDLHHERIGSFGPRTRDQQSRTPSRSNNERFSVVSIVGIGGVGKTTVAQCVYNDSRIDDHFDVKLWVCVSEKFDVRRLTRKMLESVCRDSRRHLTNLDTLQEILKDKLKDKQFLIVLDDVWNEVRSRWETLRKPFHFGKEGSRVLVTSRIPMVANNMGTKARVILKGLNGADYRKFFERCAFGDANPDDHPKLKLIGERIANKLVGSPLAAKTVGGALKSKLEEEHWRSIMESKLWQMQQKGDDIFPALRLSYEHLPTSGLKQCFVYFSLFPKNYCFEKDRLVRMWMAQGFLQPGERGRRPEDVGEDYFDELLHRSFFQDSLNGQSGNYVVHDLLHQLAESLSAHEYCRVEDDESEEIPDKVRHVYVSSSNLAKLYETAPKLKNLRSLVVNGSLLDTVAKSKLMDFIEVTLKQLKRLRVIVFDGLALDVLPESIGHMRHLRYLEVPGGQFIDLPKWICRLYQLQGLSLQFRSPLHLGRPLPRGMHRLVNMRYLNINPEKVSTIVEIGKLRSLQELREFHVRKKNGYELGQLRDMRQLRGQLSIMNLDMAGSASDCRAAELDNKEHLSALHLYWGQLGRKDNNKHEEVLEALRPHHNLTELRIIGYMGTESPSWLKMLWLSNLEHIELEDCQGWEVLPPLGQLPFLKILHLKSLKLVKHICSGFYGGHSIAFPLLEELLFSDMGEWRQWSGVKASSQLFPRLRRLQIDRCHKLRGSLVLPTMLERLHVVLSDDVTWESYKKPHVVLSDDVIWESSETNDISAILKLSIDNISLLTNCLPAECLPSLQRLDVVYCSSLESFTDEQEKWLQRLSSLEELRFSDCDNLTRLPTDLNSLVLLKTLHIEGCPKIDSRPEKGI; encoded by the coding sequence ATGTGCCGATGCGCAAAGCGATGTGCCGGAGTGGAGGGAGACGACCTCCATCATGAACGAATCGGAAGTTTTGGGCCGAGAACACGAGATCAACAGTCTCGTACGCCCTCGAGGTCCAACAACGAGAGGTTCTCTGTGGTGTCGATAGTTGGGATCGGAGGGGTGGGAAAGACCACCGTTGCACAATGTGTCTACAATGATAGCCGGATCGATGATCATTTTGATGTGAAATTATGGGTGTGCGTCTCAGAAAAATTCGATGTGAGAAGGCTCACAAGAAAGATGTTGGAGTCCGTTTGCCGAGACAGTCGCCGCCATCTCACAAATCTGGATAcactccaagaaattctcaaggATAAGCTAAAGGATAAGCAGTTCTTAATTGTCCTGGACGATGTGTGGAACGAGGTGAGAAGTAGATGGGAGACCCTCCGGAAACCATTTCATTTTGGAAAGGAGGGTAGCAGAGTTTTAGTTACCTCGAGGATTCCAATGGTAGCAAATAATATGGGCACCAAGGCACGGGTAATCCTTAAGGGCTTAAATGGAGCTGACTACCGGAAATTCTTCGAACGATGTGCATTCGGTGATGCCAACCCCGACGATCATCCGAAATTGAAGTTGATTGGAGAGCGGATAGCCAACAAGCTTGTTGGTTCACCCTTAGCAGCAAAGACCGTGGGGGGGGCATTGAAGTCCAAGTTAGAGGAAGAACACTGGAGGAGTATCATGGAGAGCAAACTGTGGCAAATGCAACAAAAAGGGGATGACATCTTCCCAGCATTGAGGTTGAGTTATGAGCACTTGCCTACTTCCGGCCTGAAACAATGCTTTGTCTACTTTTCTTTGTTTCCCAAGAATTACTGCTTTGAGAAAGACAGACTGGTGCGTATGTGGATGGCACAAGGTTTTCTCCAACCTGGTGAACGAGGGAGGAGACCGGAGGACGTAGGCGAGGACTACTTTGATGAGTTACTGCATCGGTCCTTCTTTCAGGACTCATTGAACGGTCAATCTGGCAATTACGTGGTTCATGATTTGCTGCATCAGCTTGCCGAATCTTTATCTGCACATGAGTACTGTAGAGTTGAAGACGATGAATCAGAGGAAATTCCAGATAAGGTACGCCATGTCTATGTTAGTTCAAGCAATCTGGCTAAGCTTTATGAGACCGCACCCAAGCTGAAAAATTTGCGCAGCCTAGTAGTGAATGGTAGTTTACTGGATACGGTTGCCAAGTCCAAGCTCATGGATTTCATCGAAGTcacattgaaacaactaaaacgcCTTCGAGTCATTGTATTCGATGGGCTAGCGCTGGATGTATTGCCGGAGAGCATTGGTCACATGAGACATCTCCGGTACCTAGAAGTTCCAGGTGGCCAGTTCATAGATTTGCCCAAGTGGATCTGCAGGCTTTACCAGCTACAAGGGTTGAGTCTCCAGTTTCGTTCACCGCTGCATCTGGGCAGGCCTTTACCGAGAGGAATGCACAGATTAGTCAATATGCGTTATCTGAATATAAATCCAGAAAAGGTTTCCACTATCGTCGAGATTGGCAAGTTGAGATCCCTCCAAGAACTACGAGAGTTTCATGTAAGGAAGAAAAATGGATACGAGCTAGGACAGTTGAGGGACATGAGGCAGCTGCGAGGACAATTAAGCATCATGAATCTGGATATGGCAGGAAGTGCAAGCGACTGCAGGGCAGCCGAGTTAGACAATAAAGAGCACCTTAGTGCATTGCATTTGTACTGGGGACAATTAGGAAGAAAAGATAACAACAAGCATGAGGAGGTACTGGAAGCCCTTCGGCCACATCACAATCTCACTGAGTTGAGAATCATAGGCTACATGGGGACCGAGTCTCCAAGTTGGCTGAAGATGTTGTGGTTGTCCAATCTGGAACATATTGAATTGGAGGATTGCCAGGGCTGGGAAGTCTTGCCACCGCTTGGGCAGCTGCCGTTCCTCAAAATCCTGCATCTCAAGTCTCTCAAGTTAGTAAAGCATATTTGCTCTGGATTCTATGGAGGGCATAGCATAGCGTTCCCCTTGCTGGAAGAGCTGCTGTTCAGTGATATGGGTGAATGGAGGCAGTGGTCAGGTGTAAAGGCAAGCTCTCAGTTATTCCCTCGCCTCCGTAGGCTGCAGATTGACCGCTGCCACAAGTTAAGGGGATCGCTTGTTTTGCCTACCATGCTTGAAAGACTTCATGTTGTGCTATCTGATGATGTTACCTGGGAATCATACAAAAAGCCTCATGTCGTGCTATCCGATGATGTTATCTGGGAGAGTAGTGAAACCAATGATATCTCTGCAATTCTGAAACTTAGCATAGATAATATCTCACTTCTCACTAATTGCCTTCCAGCTGAATGCCTTCCCTCACTCCAGAGACTGGATGTTGTTTACTGCAGCTCCCTTGAATCCTTTACCGATGAACAAGAGAAGTGGCTCCAGAGGCTCTCCTCCCTTGAAGAACTAAGATTCAGCGACTGCGACAATCTAACCAGACTGCCAACAGATCTGAATAGCCTTGTATTGCTGAAGACACTGCACATCGAGGGGTGCCCAAAAATTGACTCGCGGCCTGAGAAGGGCATTTAG